From the genome of Phycisphaerae bacterium:
TGGCGGAACAGGCGCAAGCCCCCTCAGTTCGATAAAGCATACAGGCTCTCCATGGGAACTGGGCCTTGCAGAAACTCAACAGGTGCTGGTTCAGAACAGCCTCAGAGACAGAATAACCGTTCAGGCTGACGGCCAGATGAAAACCGGCAGAGATATTGTTATTGGCGCGTTGTTGGGAGCTGAAAGATTCGGTTTCGGCACAGCGGCACTGGTTACCCTGGGCTGTACACTGCTTCGCAAATGCCACGAAGGCGCCTGTACCTTCGGAATAGCGACACAGGATAAAGAATTGCGGGCAAGATTCGCCGGTAAACCTGAATACATCGAAAGATTTATGTTTTTTGTCGCCGAAGAAGCCAGACAGATTATGGCCCGGCTCGGATTCAGAAAATTCGACGATATGGTCGGAAGGGTCGATATGCTTTGCACGAAAAAGGCGATCAGCCATTACAAGGCGAAAGGTCTGGACTTTTCGGCAATATTCTACAAGCCTGACATATCGGACGGCAGAGCCATAAGAAAAATCCATCCTCAGCAGGATAAACTGGCCGACCATCTCGATTGGCAGATTCTCGAAAAAATAAAAACCGCTATCGACGGCAGACAAAAAGCGACTGTTGAAATGCCAATCCGCAATGTCAATAGGACTGTCGGTGCGATAATCAGCAACTACATCGTGAAAAAATATGGTCCTAAAGGTTTGCCCGATGATACAATCGAATTAAATTTTACCGGCTCGGCAGGACAAAGTTTTGGAGCGTTTCTCGCACCGGGACTTACGCTTAAACTGACCGGACAGAGCAATGATTATCTCGGAAAGAGCCTTTCAGGCGGCAGAATTATTGTCAAAACCCCTGAAAAGTCGCCTTTTATGGCCCATGAAAATATTATCGTCGGCAACACCCTGCTGTACGGTGCTACGAAAGGCCAGGCTTTCATTAACGGTATGGCGGGTGAGCGGTTTGCCGTCAGAAACAGCGGCGCGATTGCCGTCGTGGAAGGTCTCGGCGACCACGGCTGTGAATATATGACCGGCGGAACAGTTGTTGTGCTCGGGAAAACCGGCTGTAATTTCGGCGCTGGCATGAGCGGCGGTATCGCTTACGTCCTCGATGAGATGCAATTATTCGATACGCTCTGCAATCTCGATATGGTTGAGCTTGAGAGTATGCGGCTGGACGAGGATAAAGAACTTTTAAAAGAACTTATCGAGAAACATTATAAATGGACACAAAGCAAACAGGCTCAGAGGATTTTAAATTCCTGGACTGATATGCTCGGCAGATTTGTAAAAGTTGTGCCGATTGATTATCGAAAGGCGCTCGAAAAGATGCGCGCAGCCGAACAGCGGCATACCGAAACAACGCCTGCGACTGAAGAGGTGTTCTATGGCTGAGATAAAAGGATTTGTAAAATATAAACGTAAAAAAACAGGTTACCGGCCGATTGAGCAGAGAATCCTCGATTATAAAGAGGTCGAACTTGCTCTTACGCCTGAAGATATTATGCAGCAGGCGGCAAGATGTATAGACTGCGGAATACCGTTCTGTCACGGTCTCGGCTGTCCGCTCGGAAATAATATACCCGAATTCAACGATATGATTTACAAAGGTCAGTGGCAAAAGGCCTGCGAACTTCTCCATTCGACAAATAATTTTCCGGAAATCACAGGCCGAATCTGCCCCGCACCCTGTGAAACAGCCTGTACGCTTGCGATAAACGATGAGCCTGTGTTCATAAGACACATCGAATACCAGATTGTCGAACGCGGCTTCAAAGAAGGCTGGATAAAACCGATTATCGCCAGACAAAAAACGGGCAAAAGAATTGCGATTATCGGTTCTGGCCCTGCCGGACTTGCCGCGGCGCAGGAACTCGCAAGAGCCGGACACAATGTTGTCGTATTCGAAAAAGACGATAAAATAGGCGGCCTTTTACGATATGGCATTCCTGATTTCAAACTCGAAAAAAATATCATCGACCGCAGAATCGCTCAGCTTGCCGCTGAAGGCGTCCAGTTTCAGACCGGCGTCGAAGTCGGCAAAGACATTTCGGCTCACTACCTCAAAAAAATGTTCAATTGCATCTGCATTACGATGGGAGCAGGCGAACCGAGGGACCTTGCCGTTACAGGCAGAGGATATGAGAACGTAGTATTTGCCTGGGATTATCTTGTCGGACAGAATAAAATCTGCGCAGACGGACAAATCGAAGGGAAAATAATCTCCGCCCGGGACAAAACTGTCGTCGTAATAGGCGGCGGCGATACCGGAAGCGATTGCGTCGGAACCGCCCGCAGACAAGGCGCCAAAAAGATTTATCAGCTTGAAATTCTGCCCAAGCCCCCGAACGTCCGACCGGAAGATACGCCCTGGCCGAACTGGCCGAGAATTATGAGAACTTCTTCCTCGCACGAAGAAGGCTGCGAAAGACTTTGGAGCGTTAAAACGACAAAAATTTCAGGTACGGATACGAGTGTCAGCGAACTGAACGGCTGCCAGGTCGAATGGATAAAAACGTCCAGAGGCTGGAACATAAAAGAGATTCAGGGCACAGAGTTCAATATAAAGACTGACCTTGTAATCCTCGCTATGGGATTTTTGCATGTAAGGCACAATGGCTTTGTCGAAAGCCTCGGACTCAAACTTGACGAAAACGGCAATATCGCCGTCAGTGATTTCCAGACAAGCGACCCTGCCGTTTTTGCCGCAGGCGACTCTGTACTCGGTGCCTCTCTGGTCGTAAAGGCCATCGACACCGGCAGAAAAGCCGCAGACAAAATTAATAAATGGCTTATGGACAACAGATAAATATTCTGTAAAATAGTCGAAAAACGGGAAATAAAATGAGTTTAAGAACGGGCCTGGCACAAATCAATACCTCCGTTGGGGATTTTGCCGGAAATATTGATAAAATAAAACAGATGTACGTCCGCGCAAAGGATGCGAACGTCGATTTGCTTATTTTCCCGGAATTAAGCGTTTGCGGCTATCCTCCCGAAGATTTATTGCTCAAAAAACACTTCCTCGCTGAAAACAAAAAAGCCGTCGAAAAAATCGCAAATGATTGCCCGGATATTACGATAATGACAGGGTTCGCCGAGGTCGATGACGGACTTTGCCACAATTCGCTCGCCGTCCTGCAATCGGGAAAAATTTTAAAAGTTTACCGAAAAGCCCTGCTTCCCAATTACGGCGTCTTTGACGAAAAAAGATATTTTTCCGCCGGTTCCGAGCCGGTTGTTGTAAAAATAAATAATATATCCGTCGTTTGTACGATATGCGAGGACATCTGGGAGCTTCGCTGGCTCAAAGATTTCCTCTCTCCCGTTTCCGAGAAAAGTCTTATCGTTAATATCTCCGCTTCCCCGTTCCACGCGGGCAAAATCCATCAGAGATTAAGCCTCCTGCAGGACTGTGCAAAAATACTCAACTGCTCTGTCGCCTATTGCAACATCGTCGGCGGACAGGACGAACTCGTATTCGACGGCAGAAGCATTTTCGTTGACTCCGAAGGTAAACTTATCGCAAAAGCAAAGGCGTTTGAGGAAGATTTGCTTATCGCGGATTTGGAAGCCGGCGGGCATATAACATCCCAGTCGGTGCCGGTAAAGACTGATTATATCGAAGAGATTTATAAGGCCCTTGTGCTCGGCACAAAGGATTACATAAGAAAGAACGGTTTCAAAAAGGTTCTTATCGGCTTAAGCGGCGGAATAGATTCGGCCCTTACCGCGGTTATTGCGGTTGACGCTCTTGAGAAAGAAAATGTCATCGGCGTTACAATGCCGACAAGATTTAACGTTTCCGAAACGATAAACGACGCTGGAGTTATCGCGAAGAATCTCGGTATTGAATTTCATAACATCCCCATCGAGCCTGTGCTGGGAAGTTTCAACCAGGAACTTGCCAAAGTCTCCGGCTGGAGCGACAAAGGCCTTGCCTATGAAAATCTTCAGGCCAGAATCAGGGGCACAATCCTGATGTCGATGAGCAATCAGTTCGGCCATCTCGTTTTGACGACAGGTAACAAAAGCGAAACGGCCGTTGGCTACTCGACTCTTTATGGCGATACCGCAGGCGGTTTTGCGGTAATAAAAGATGTGCCCAAAACAGTCGTCTATCAGTTAAGCGAATACGTAAATAAGCTGCACGGCCGGGAAATTATCCCGCAAAGCGTAATCAAGAGAATACCGACTGCCGAGCTTCGCTTCGACCAGAAAGACAGCGACTCGCTGCCTGAATATGATATTCTCGACGGAATTTTAAAGGCTTATATCGAAGAAGAAAAATCGCTGCCTGAAATTATCAGTCAGGGTTTCGACGCTCAAATGGTATTAAAGGTTATTGGAATGGTTGACAGAAATGAGTATAAACGGCGTCAGTGTCCGCCCGGCGTTAAAATCACGCCGAAAGCGTTCGGAAGAGACAGAAGAATGCCGATTACAAATCTTTATCGACAGCAGATTCCAGGAAAAAATATTTAGCTGACAGCACGGATATAAAAAAATGCCCAAACGTACAGATATCCATAAAATAATGATAATAGGCTCCGGCCCTATAGTTATAGGCCAGGGCTGCGAGTTCGATTATTCCGGCGCACAGGCCTGCAAGGCCCTGAGAAAAGAAGGCTATCAGGTCATTCTGGTCAACAGCAACCCTGCGACGATTATGACCGACCCGGAACTTGCCGACCGCACTTACATTGAGCCGATTACTCCGGAGATGATTGAGAAAATCATCCAGAAGGAAAAACCGGATTGCATCCTGCCGACTCTCGGAGGCCAAACCGGACTCAACACCGCTGTCGCCCTCGCCGAAAGTGGCATCCTGAAAAAGTATAACGTAAAACTTATCGGCGCAAACCTTGCGACAATTAAAAAGGCCGAAGAACGGGACAAATTCAAAAAAATAATTATCGATATCGGCCTTGAAGTACCTAAAAGCGGCTACGTACAAACGTGGGAACAGGCGCAGAAAATCGTCCAGCAAATCGGTTTCCCCGCCATTATCCGTCCTTCTTATACTCTCGGCGGAACAGGCGGAAACATCGCGTATAACGCGGAGGAATATAAGGAGTTCATCCATTGGGGCCTGAGTTTAAGTCCAAAAAGCCAGGTTCTTGTCGAAGAATCCGTAATCGGCTGGAAAGAATACGAACTCGAAGTAATGCGAGACAGAAAAGACAATGTCGTGATTGTCTGTTCGATAGAAAATCTCGACCCGATGGGCGTTCACACCGGCGACAGTATTACAGTTGCTCCCGCCCAGACTCTTACTGATAAAGAATACCAGACGATGCGCGATGCCGCCCTGAAAATTATCCGGGCCATCGGCGTCGAGACCGGCGGCTCGAATATTCAGTTCGCCATCAATCCGGAAAATGGCAAGATGTATGTAATTGAAATGAACCCGCGTGTATCGAGAAGCTCCGCACTGGCTTCCAAGGCCACAGGTTTTCCGATTGCGAAAATCGCTTCCCTGCTGGCGGTCGGATATACTCTTGACGAGATACCGAACGACATAACCAAAAAGACGCCGGCCTGTTTTGAGCCGACGATTGACTACTGCGTCGTCAAATGGCCGCGGTTTACATTTGAAAAGTTCCCCGCGACAAATTCAGAGCTTACCGTCCAGATGAAAAGTGTCGGCGAAGCTATGGCTATCGGCAGAACATTCAAAGAAGCGTTTCAGAAAGCCATACGTTCTCTTGAAATAGACCGCTATTCACTCGACAGAAAACATATTGACTCGAAGATTGATAATGAACGGCTGAAACAAATCCTGCGCAAGAGCCAATGGGACAAAATCTGGTATGTCGCCGAAGCCTTGCGAAGAAAATTCTCCATAGAGGAAATTTACAACTTCACAAAAATCGACCCATGGTTCCTGAACAATATCAGTCAAATTGTTAAGTTTGAAGACAAATTAAGCATAAAAAATCTTAAGCAGGCGAAAAAACTTGGCTTCAGCGATAAATACATCGCCTCGAAATTGAATATTCCCGAACCGCAGCTTAGAAAACAGCGGCTCGAAGCGGGAATTTCCGCCGTTTATAAGATGGTCGATACCTGCGGCGCCGAATTCGAGGCAAATACGCCCTACCTGTATTCTACTTATGAAGACCAGTGCGAGGCAAACCCGACGGCAAGGAAGAAAGTTATCATTCTCGGCGGCGGACCGAACAGAATCGGCCAGGGAATTGAATTCGATTACTGCTGCTGCCACGCGGCCTTTGCCTTAAAGGAAATCGGCATCGAATCCATAATGGTAAACTGCAACCCTGAAACTGTCAGTACCGATTACGACACATCCGACAGGCTGTATTTTGAGCCTTTGACTTTTGAAGATGTAATGAACATCATCGACAAAGAAAAACCAGACGGCGTTATCGTCCAGTTCGGCGGTCAGACCCCTTTGAAACTTGCCAACGCCCTGTCGAAAGCCGGCGTAAAAATTATCGGTACAAGTCCCGACAGCATCGATGCCGCTGAAGACAGAAAGCGTTTCAATAAAATAGTTGAAAAGCTCAAACTCAATCAGCCGCCCAGCGGAACCGCGATGAATTATCAGCAGACCGTCAAAATCGCCAAAAAGCTCGGCTACCCCCTGCTTGTCAGACCATCTTTCGTTCTCGGCGGAAGAGCAATGCAAATTGTTTATGACGAAACGGAACTACAGGCCTGCGTTGAAAGAGCTATCGCGGTTTCAGAAGAGCACCCGATTCTTATTGATAAATTCCTCGACGATGCTGCCGAACTCGACGTTGATGCAATCAGCGACGGCAAAATCGTCGTCATCGGCGGAGTTATGGAACACATCGAAGAGGCCGGCATACATTCAGGCGATAGTGCCTGTTCTCTGCCGCCGTTTTCGCTAAATCAGGATTTAATTAAGGAAATCAAACGTCAGACAAAGCTGCTCGCGCTCGAACTGAAAGTAAAAGGCCTGATGAACGTTCAATTCGCCGTAAAGGACGACAAGATTTACATACTCGAGGTCAATCCGAGAGCTTCAAGAACAATTCCATTTGTCAGCAAGGCCATCGGCGTTCCTCTCGCCAAACTTGCCGCCAAGGTAATGGCAGGCAAAACGCTCGAAGAACTCGGATTCACAGAAGAAACGCACCGGAGTCATTTCTCCGTCAAGGAAGCTGTCTTTCCGTTCCTGAAATTCCCCGGCTGCGACACTCTGCTTGGCCCGGAGATGCTTTCTACCGGCGAGGTAATGGGGCTCAGCGACGATTTTGGTATTTCTTACGCCAAGTCGCAGATTGCTTCCGGCAATTCTCTGCCGACGAGCGGAAATATCTTTATAAGCGTTAAAGACGCCGACAAAGCCAAAGGCGTTGAAATAGCGAAAAAGCTTCACCAGATGGGCTTTAAGCTTTTCGCCACGAAAGGCACCTGTATCGAGCTGATTAAGAACAATGTGCCGTCGGAGTTCGTACTCAAAATGAATGAAGGCAGGCCGAACATCGTCGATTTGATTATAAACAATCAGGTCGCCCTGATTATAAATACGACTGTCGGCAAGCAGACTATAAAGGATTCGTTCCTGATAAGACGAACCGCTCTCGACCGCAACGTGCCTTACACCACGACAATCAGGGGCGCTTCAGCGGTTACAAGAGCGCTCGAATCGATGAAGCAGAAAAAAACCGAAGTAAAACCAATACAATTGTATTACAGATAAAGGAAATAAAGTGAAAGGCATATTACTGCTCGAAGATGGAACATGTTTCAAAGGCTCAGGTTTTGGAGCCCAGGGCAGAAAATGCGGAGAAGTTGTATTCAATACCGCCATGAGCGGCTATCAGGAAATTCTCACAGACCCGTCTTATCACGAACAGATTATTACTATGACCTATCCTTTAATAGGTAATTACGGCACAAATTCGCTGGACGTTGAGGCCGAAAAGCTTTATCTGAGCGGCTTTATCGTAAAGGAAAATTGTTCCTTCCCGAGCAATTGGAGAAATACAATTTCGCTCGATGATTATCTTAAAAAACATAAAGTTCCCGCAATCGAAGATATCGATACAAGAAAATTAGTTATGCTCCTCCGCCAAACAGGCTCGATGAAAGGAATTATCTGTACAGACGGCACAACTATCAAAAATCTGAAAGACGAACTTGATAAATACCCTGGCCTTGTCAACAGAGACATCGTCAAGAACGTCTGCGTCAGGAAAAGCTATACCTGGGACAAACCAGTTGAAGACGAATTCGGAATATTACATAAAGCCGAGACGAAATATAACGTAGTCGCTTTCGATTATGGCATTAAGCAGAACATTCTTCGGCTGCTCGTCTCGCATGGCTGCAAAGTTACAGTCGTCCCGGCAAGTACGACCGCACAGGAGGTTCTTAGACTAAAACCGGATGGTGTATTTTTAAGCAACGGCCCCGGCGACCCCGGCCCTATAAGCTACGCCATTGATACGATTCATAAACTGCTCGGCAAGGTTCCCATTTTCGGAATCTGTCTCGGCCATCAGCTTCTCGGCCTGGCCCTGGGCGGAAAAAGTTATAAACTGAAATTCGGTCACCACGGCTCAAATCATCCGGTCAAAAATCTCATTACGGAAAAGATTGAAATCACCAGTCAGAACCACGGTTTTTGCATCGACCCCGATTCTCTGCTCGACAAAGATATACAGATTACGCATATGAATCTGAACGATAATACGCTCGAAGGTTTCCGCTGTAAAAAGGTGCCGGCTTTTGCCGTTCAGTATCACCCCGAAGCATCCCCCGGCCCCCACGATTCAAACTATCTGTTCGACGATTTTATCGAAATGATGGAAAAAGCAAAATAATCTTAGCCTTTTCAGGCCAAACAGCCTGCAGAATATTTATTTGATATTTTATTAATGCAGGATACAATATTCGTATAATAACTTTTGAAGGAGAGCGAAATGAAAAAGGCCATTATTTGTGCTATATTTTTCTTCCTTGGTTTTCCTGCCTATGCAATTGATTACAACGATTTTCCGCCAGAACTCCGGCAGATGCTTGATAAAAATATCAGCAGAATTGAACCCAACCAAATATGCATAGCCGGCCGTGTAACCTTCAGCGATGGCGTAAGCATCAACAGCGGCAAAGACCTAAAAATAAATCTTCTTAGAGGCATTGATATGCCTTTATGGGTCTATGAAGATGGCATGTTTATGATGGATAAGCCTTACAAATATGATTCTGATGCTCCATGGAAAATTTCAATCAATGCTTTTGGATACGAACCTGTTAATTCGACTATTGCGATCCCTAAAGGAAAAATATTTTATATCGAATATATCCTTGCCAAACCGCCGCCTGAAAAACTATCGACCATCACGGGAACTATCGTTAATGAAAACAATGAACCCTTGCAAGATGTTCATATCAGTCTGTCGTTCCCTAATTCCTCTCACGGAACCGGCGAAGAACCCGGTAGAGAGACAATTACAGGATCCGACGGCCGATATTTATTTGATTATCTTTCTTCCGGAGAACATAAAATTTTTATTAGCGTCATTGGTTATGCATCTAATATTGAGTTTTTCAAATTGCCCCCCGGCCGGACCATTACAAAGGATTTTAAACTCTCGAAAAATCTCAGGATTGTTATAGATTATGTTTATCAGGACAACAACTCCACTGATTTTAAAGATGCAAATCTTCAAACATTTACGATAGAATGGCCAAATGGGTGCGAAATGGATTTTTCCGAAGGCCAAACAATTAACATGGCCAATGTAACTAAGCCTGATATCTATTTAAGGCAGGAATTTGATTCATTAAAATTTGAAGTTCATTATGCCAATGGCAAGAATGGTTTTTTCGATTTGGGGCCTCTGGACTTTGATTCTGTTGAAAACGCTCCAAAGTCGAATTACAGTTTAATAACTGTGCCCTGTGAAATCGGACATGTTTATGCCGTTCGAACATACGAAGGCAAATACGCAAAGTTTATAGTGGAAGATATTCTGCAGGAGTAAATATCTTCACCAAAGGCGATACTTCGATAATTTTAGTTTTTGATATTTTTATTGCAATTTCTCATACGGCCACATCTCGATTCCGCCGTCGAGAACTTTAACATCCTTAAAGCCATGATGTTTCAATATAATCGCCGCCTCGTAGCCTCTTAGCGAATAATTACAAAACGCCACAATCGGTCTTTCCTTATCAAGCTCGACGAACCGTGACCGCAGCGAAGCCAGCGGAATAAATACCGAACCGTTCAGCCTCTGCTGCCTGTATTCCGACGGCGTCCTTACATCCAGCAGCACAAAATCCTTCTTGTCCTGTATCATATTCCAGACATCCCGCGGATTTATGCCGTCCATCAGGCCGTCGAGTTTATTTCTGGCGACATTGGCCGCCGTAATAATATTGTCAATCACCGGCGCATAAGGCGGAGCATAGCACAAATCAAGATTCGAAATCTGCTCGACCGTCATCTTGCCCGCAATCGCAGTCGCCGCGACATCGATTCGCTTATCGGTATTGCCCGGGCCTATCGCCTGTGCGCCGAGAAGTCTTCGGCTGTTTTTATCGACAACAAGTTTCATCATCACCATCGCGGCCCCCGGCACAAAATGCTCCCTGTCCGGCGCCGGAACAAGAACCGAAACGACATCAAACCCGTCCCGTTTTGCCATAAATTCCGTCAGTCCCGTAACCGCGACGTTATAATCAAACACCTTGCACGCCACGGTCCCGAGAATCGGGCCGAACATATCGTTTCCGCCGCATATATTTGTCGCCGCAACTCTGCCCTGTTTGTTGGCAGTCGAGCCTAAAGGCACATAACTTGGCTTTTGCGTAATCATATCGATATTCTCAACGCAATCGCCCGCCGCGTAAACATCCGTATCGGATGTCTGCATTTTCGGATTAACCTTTATCGCGCCGGTCGTGCCGATTTCAAGACCCGCCTGCCGTGCCAGACTTACTTTAGGCTTATTACCTACCGCGATTATCACAAGGTCCGCAGGATACGCGCCCTTATCCGTTACTACGCACTCGACAGTATCCGCGCCGTTAAATTTTATTACCTGCGTATCGCTTAGAACTCTCACGCCGTGCGATTCGAGCTGATTTTCAATAAGCATCGCCAACTCCGCGTCGAGCAGCCGGAATATCTGCGGCAATTTTTCAACTATCGTTACCCTGCATCCTTTTTTAACGAGGGCTTCCGTCATTTCAATTCCGATAAGACCGCCGCCGACAATAACGACGTCGCGTGCCTTGCCCCTGTCAAGAGCGGCTTTTATTCCCTCGGCGTCCGTAACGCCGTGCAGCGTAAAAATATTTCCGAGTTTAATTCCTTCAATCTCCGGCTTAACCGGCTCCGAACCGGTCGCAAGTACGAGTTTATCGTAATCCAGCACCGACTTGGCATTATCGACTAAATGTTTTACACGAACCTGTTTTTTCTTACGGTCGATTTCAATCGCTTCGGTCTGATTCATAAGATGAACGTTCTTAACCTGCTGGAAGAATATCGGGTCGCGCACGACGCCCGCCGGCGAGCTCATCAGTTCGTTCTGGTCCTTGACGGTCCCGCCGATATAATAAGGCAGTCCGCAGCCCGCGTAAGATAGCAACCTGCCCTTTTCGATAATCGTTACATCAGCGTCAGGGTCGAGCCGCATAACCTTCGCCGCGACTTTCGGCCCCGCCGCCACTCCGCCAATTATCACTACCTTCATTGGCTTTTTCATCTTTGTATCTCCCGTGATTTGTTCCGCTGCCGTTTGTGCCGCAGCTTTAAGACTTATTACAATTTCCGTCCCGCCAAGATGCGATTTCTCGATATGTACATTCCCGCCCGCCGCGTCGATTATCGCCTTTACAAAAGCAAGCCCAAGTCCCGTACCCGGCCGGGACGAGTCGCGGGCTCCTGCCGTCCTGAAAAAAGGCTGAAAAACTTTTTCATAATTCTCTTCTGAAATTCCAATCCCCGAATCGGCGATTCTTATCTCGTATGCGTCCGCGGTCTTGTCGTACAAAAGAAGCGTTTCAATCCTGCCGTTGTCAGGCGTGTATTTTATCGCGTTTGAAAGCAATGCTTCGATAGCTTCGGTTATCGCCGCTTCATTACCGGCCGACCACGCCGGCTCAGCGTCTATCTTTGCCGTAAGGGTAATATTGTGTCTGCTCGCCTGCTGGGTATAAGCGGCCGATTCTTTGCGGAGAATTGCTGAAAGCTCGACCTGTCCTTTCAACGATGCGGGGTCGTTAACGGCCCTCGATATTACAAGGAGCCTCTGCGCGGTAAGCAGAGATTCGTCGCAGCGTCCGATTGCCCGCTGCAAAAGGTCTTTCTGCTTGGCCGTAACAGGCCCGGCAAATTCGCCCAAAAGTGTCTCAAGGATTGTACTTATGGATGCAATCGGCCCTTTAAGCTGATGCGCTACGAGAGAGGCGAACTTCAAAGGGTCTGATATGATATTCTTCATGAAATACTATTTTACATTGTATTTATGAAATTTCAAACATGATTTTTATGTTGCCCTAATCATCGACAACTCTTTAACCCCCGGACCTTTACCCGCCTTGGCGGCAATCTCGTCTTGTCATTCCCGCGAAAGCGGGAATCCATAAATATTTAGCCCGCCGTTTCACGGCGGGTTCCGTCATTCCTCCGCAACCCTAAGGACTCCTGATGGAGGACACCTTATGGTGGACCTTTACGGAGGAATCTATTAAAACGATTAAAATTATCCTGCCATTATGCTAATAATTTCAACCCCGTTTAGATATATTTTAAGCATTGAGTTTATCAACTACAAGACTTAACGCGGCATCGAAATCATTTACTATCATTGATCCGGGAATCCTCAGTGTCTTGAAACCAAGATTTTTAAGTTTGTCAGTTATTATATTATCTTTTTGTTTGGCTTTTGGAGACCGGTGGTGTTTAGTAGAATCACAAAAAATGGCCAAACGGCAATCAGGAAAATAAAAATCAGCTTCTGTGAGCAATGTTTTATCTTTCAACTATTTTCCCCGTTACCTTCGCCTTAAATATTCCACTAATCAGATGAGAAAGACTCTAAAAACGGAGTATGGCAATATTGCTCTTTTATATAAGAATAGCCACAAAGGCACTAAGACACTAAGTTTATAGAATATTAGCATTTTTTTTCTTTGTGCCTTTGAGTCTTAGTGGCTACTATATCTCGCTGTGGAAATCGATTTCAACGACATTCAGGCCTGTTTAAACGGCGATAATGACGCCTATCGGCGGCTTATGCAAAGGTATGAGCCGCAAATAGTCAGGCTTATGTGGCGTTTTACCCGCGACAGAAATGAGGTTGAGCAGCTTGTTCAGGAGGCCTTTGTCGAGGCCTTTTTCAGTCTTAAAAGTTACAAAGGTCAGGGCCCATTTTTGCACTGGCTCAACAAGATTGCAACTCGTGTCGGCTACAGGTTTTGGAAGCAGCGGGACAGGGCCGGATTATTTGTGCCGATGGATGATATGGACAATTTTGATGCTGTTGACGAGAGTAACGCAAATGAAATTGATTCCGCTCAGGCCGCTGAAGTTTTGCATTCTTTATTTAATCGGCTGCAAGCTACTGACAGGCTGATACTTACGTTGATGTACTTTGAGGAATGTTCTATCGAGGAAATCGCCAAAAGGACTGGCTGGACGAAAGCGGGAACGAAAATGCGGGCGATGCGTGCTCGCGGAAAATTGAAAAAACTTGCGGAAAAAGAAAATTTTTCGGAGAAATTCGAATGGATAAAATAATAAAAATTATTGAAAAACTGGCTAAAACAGCGAGAAATGAGGCTTTGCCGCAATTTGACGTTTCCGATGATGTTATGACACGAATAAGTCTTTTGCAGCATGAAAAAGTCGGCCTTTTGCCGCTTGAAGTATTCGCCGGGCTAACG
Proteins encoded in this window:
- a CDS encoding glutamate synthase subunit beta translates to MAEIKGFVKYKRKKTGYRPIEQRILDYKEVELALTPEDIMQQAARCIDCGIPFCHGLGCPLGNNIPEFNDMIYKGQWQKACELLHSTNNFPEITGRICPAPCETACTLAINDEPVFIRHIEYQIVERGFKEGWIKPIIARQKTGKRIAIIGSGPAGLAAAQELARAGHNVVVFEKDDKIGGLLRYGIPDFKLEKNIIDRRIAQLAAEGVQFQTGVEVGKDISAHYLKKMFNCICITMGAGEPRDLAVTGRGYENVVFAWDYLVGQNKICADGQIEGKIISARDKTVVVIGGGDTGSDCVGTARRQGAKKIYQLEILPKPPNVRPEDTPWPNWPRIMRTSSSHEEGCERLWSVKTTKISGTDTSVSELNGCQVEWIKTSRGWNIKEIQGTEFNIKTDLVILAMGFLHVRHNGFVESLGLKLDENGNIAVSDFQTSDPAVFAAGDSVLGASLVVKAIDTGRKAADKINKWLMDNR
- a CDS encoding NAD+ synthase — protein: MSLRTGLAQINTSVGDFAGNIDKIKQMYVRAKDANVDLLIFPELSVCGYPPEDLLLKKHFLAENKKAVEKIANDCPDITIMTGFAEVDDGLCHNSLAVLQSGKILKVYRKALLPNYGVFDEKRYFSAGSEPVVVKINNISVVCTICEDIWELRWLKDFLSPVSEKSLIVNISASPFHAGKIHQRLSLLQDCAKILNCSVAYCNIVGGQDELVFDGRSIFVDSEGKLIAKAKAFEEDLLIADLEAGGHITSQSVPVKTDYIEEIYKALVLGTKDYIRKNGFKKVLIGLSGGIDSALTAVIAVDALEKENVIGVTMPTRFNVSETINDAGVIAKNLGIEFHNIPIEPVLGSFNQELAKVSGWSDKGLAYENLQARIRGTILMSMSNQFGHLVLTTGNKSETAVGYSTLYGDTAGGFAVIKDVPKTVVYQLSEYVNKLHGREIIPQSVIKRIPTAELRFDQKDSDSLPEYDILDGILKAYIEEEKSLPEIISQGFDAQMVLKVIGMVDRNEYKRRQCPPGVKITPKAFGRDRRMPITNLYRQQIPGKNI
- the carB gene encoding carbamoyl-phosphate synthase large subunit translates to MPKRTDIHKIMIIGSGPIVIGQGCEFDYSGAQACKALRKEGYQVILVNSNPATIMTDPELADRTYIEPITPEMIEKIIQKEKPDCILPTLGGQTGLNTAVALAESGILKKYNVKLIGANLATIKKAEERDKFKKIIIDIGLEVPKSGYVQTWEQAQKIVQQIGFPAIIRPSYTLGGTGGNIAYNAEEYKEFIHWGLSLSPKSQVLVEESVIGWKEYELEVMRDRKDNVVIVCSIENLDPMGVHTGDSITVAPAQTLTDKEYQTMRDAALKIIRAIGVETGGSNIQFAINPENGKMYVIEMNPRVSRSSALASKATGFPIAKIASLLAVGYTLDEIPNDITKKTPACFEPTIDYCVVKWPRFTFEKFPATNSELTVQMKSVGEAMAIGRTFKEAFQKAIRSLEIDRYSLDRKHIDSKIDNERLKQILRKSQWDKIWYVAEALRRKFSIEEIYNFTKIDPWFLNNISQIVKFEDKLSIKNLKQAKKLGFSDKYIASKLNIPEPQLRKQRLEAGISAVYKMVDTCGAEFEANTPYLYSTYEDQCEANPTARKKVIILGGGPNRIGQGIEFDYCCCHAAFALKEIGIESIMVNCNPETVSTDYDTSDRLYFEPLTFEDVMNIIDKEKPDGVIVQFGGQTPLKLANALSKAGVKIIGTSPDSIDAAEDRKRFNKIVEKLKLNQPPSGTAMNYQQTVKIAKKLGYPLLVRPSFVLGGRAMQIVYDETELQACVERAIAVSEEHPILIDKFLDDAAELDVDAISDGKIVVIGGVMEHIEEAGIHSGDSACSLPPFSLNQDLIKEIKRQTKLLALELKVKGLMNVQFAVKDDKIYILEVNPRASRTIPFVSKAIGVPLAKLAAKVMAGKTLEELGFTEETHRSHFSVKEAVFPFLKFPGCDTLLGPEMLSTGEVMGLSDDFGISYAKSQIASGNSLPTSGNIFISVKDADKAKGVEIAKKLHQMGFKLFATKGTCIELIKNNVPSEFVLKMNEGRPNIVDLIINNQVALIINTTVGKQTIKDSFLIRRTALDRNVPYTTTIRGASAVTRALESMKQKKTEVKPIQLYYR